Proteins co-encoded in one Brassica oleracea var. oleracea cultivar TO1000 chromosome C4, BOL, whole genome shotgun sequence genomic window:
- the LOC106341946 gene encoding uncharacterized protein LOC106341946, producing the protein MSELRWKCRGLRSVIVLFTNFALAFAFVSAERGIFDSKARESDEPPSFFLDFLWEPDQTGYHHVWPEFEFNWQIVLGTLVGFFGAAFGSVGGVGGGGIFVPMLSLIIGFDPKSATALSKCMIVGASVSTVYYNLRLRHPTLDMPIIDYDLALLIQPMLMLGISVGVAFNVMFPDWMVTVLLIILFLGTSTKAFLKGRETWNKETIEKMEAAKRLESDGVSATEVEYMPLPAAPSTNPGNNKKREVSIIENVYWKELGLLVFVWIVFLALQIAKKNMPTCSVGYWVINLLQIPVAVGVSGYEAVALYQGRRIIASNGQGGSNFTIGQLILYCSFGVLAGVVGGLLGLGGGFIMGPLFLELGVPPQVSSATATFAMTFSSSMSVVEYYLLKRFPIPYALYLVGVATIAALVGQHVVRRLIAVLGRASLIIFILASTIFISAISLGGVGIVNMMGKLQRHEYMGFENLCKYSG; encoded by the exons ATGTCGGAACTGAGATGGAAGTGTCGGGGTCTGAGATCAGTGATCGTTCTCTTCACCAATTTCGCTTTAGCTTTTGCCTTCGTTTCCGCTGAGAGGGGCATTTTTGATTCCAAGGCGAGGGAAAGTGACGAACCACCCAGTTTCTTCCTGGATTTTCTATGGGAACCTGATCAGACAGGTTATCATCATGTCTGGCCC GAATTTGAGTTCAACTGGCAAATTGTTTTGGGCACACTCGTTGGATTCTTTGGAGCTGCGTTTGGTAGCGTAGGAGGTGTTGGTGGAGGTGGCATTTTCGTACCTATGCTCAGTTTGATTATCGGCTTTGATCCTAAATCAGCAACAGCTTTGTCAAAAT GCATGATCGTGGGAGCTTCTGTGTCAACTGTGTATTACAATCTTAGATTGAGGCATCCTACGCTTGATATGCCAATCATCGACTACGATCTCGCGCTGTTGATCCAGCCCATGCTTATGCTTGGGATTAGCGTTGGTGTCGCTTTCAATGTCATGTTTCCAGATTGGATGGTCACAGTACTCCTCATAATCCTCTTTCTAG GTACATCAACAAAGGCGTTTTTGAAAGGTCGTGAGACTTGGAACAAGGAGACTATAGAGAAAATG GAAGCTGCTAAGCGTTTAGAGTCAGATG GTGTATCTGCCACAGAAGTAGAATATATGCCTCTTCCTGCAGCTCCGAGCACCAATCCTGGAAACAACAAGAAACGAGAA GTAAGTATTATTGAGAATGTATACTGGAAGGAACTTGGGCTTCTCGTTTTCGTCTGGATTGTTTTCCTGGCACTGCAGATAGCCAAG AAAAATATGCCAACTTGTTCAGTAGGATATTGGGTCATAAACTTGTTACAG ATTCCGGTTGCAGTTGGTGTATCAGGCTACGAGGCAGTAGCTTTGTACCAGGGTAGAAGAATCATTGCATCTAATGGACAAGGAGGCTCTAATTTTACCATTGGTCAGCTTATTCTTTACTGTTCATTTGGCGTATTGGCGGGTGTAGTCGGTGGGTTACTTGGTTTAGGCGGAGGTTTTATCATGGGACCATTGTTTCTTGAGCTCGGTGTCCCTCCACAG GTCTCAAGTGCCACAGCGACTTTTGCTATGACTTTCTCTTCATCCATGTCAGTTGTAGAATACTATCTTCTCAAACGATTTCCTATTCCATATG CTCTGTATCTTGTGGGAGTGGCAACAATTGCAGCTTTGGTTGGACAACATGTAGTCAGAAGACTGATAGCAGTCCTCGGCCGAGCATCCCTCATCATCTTCATCCTCGCCTCCACGATTTTTATCAGCGCCATATCACTTG GTGGCGTGGGAATAGTGAACATGATGGGCAAGTTGCAACGGCACGAGTACATGGGTTTTGAAAACCTCTGCAAGTACAGTGGTTAA